Genomic segment of Apostichopus japonicus isolate 1M-3 chromosome 8, ASM3797524v1, whole genome shotgun sequence:
TTGGACCTCTGTTCTTTTCGTTAAGTTACGGTATGTAAATCAATCATAACTCTAAGATCGGGGAGACTGTAATATTGTGCCACTGGAAAGCCAGGAAGGTTATCACGAATGGACTTCTTACGGTCGTTGAATCGTAAGGCTTTACAACTCATCTGTTAGAGCtagaaaataaacagaaaacgagagaaagaaagataaaggCAGTAATGGAACACAATAGACTACAATAGGATTAAAGAAAGTTACTAATTCATTCAGCATTAGAAGACTTTACATGTGGATTTATTTGATGTTTGTTTGATGAGACTTTCTAAtaaatgtttcttcttctttatgtTGCTATTATTTATTCcatctttaaaatgtttaccTTTTAACTTGTACTACGGTTTGATTACTTATTTCCCTATGTATACAATCACCGTTTGCCTCTAGCATGAAATAAATTATGATGAAAAGATATGGAGAAGGCGGTACGGTATACTTTAACTAAAATGCATAtgcagggttctgccgctgccggtcggcgccggtcgggcccgaccagcacgctgaattaccgaccaccacaatctgcctgagtgacttttgcgaccggcacttattttcgataggaactccaaaaaacagctccatagccggagggtcgaacgtacagaaacaatctgtttgagactaggggaaatccagttcataactgttcaaattcaaaatatccaacacatcacagtgtcatacttagtaaaaattaccagagttccgcattccagaccaatgactgtttccgtttccaactcccgatcgtacttttgatagtttcatttatatctatttttatcgcgcgagacacaggcattatccagctagctagtacacatacggccgttaaccttcgtagcgggtgaatttacatcatattgcattagGCACGACCAGCGCACTCCGCCTCGTAGTGACTATACGTGACGGCTACACGAACTAGTCAGCCACGTGCACGGTGCATTGCTATTGCTTTTTAGTATActtaataggcaccaccggctggtctgtactctggtgctccagatatttgtcctaactttttcattaattatgaaaaattccagacatgagatctcatttcaaagctgtctatatgtggctcagaatactcgggaagggccgtttccggccatctggggggtttccaaaacccaaaattttcttgtacgctccgcgccaaccgatggtggcgctccgcttagatagtcctgccggcactcaatctaccctgggcagaaccctgcATATGGTGTGTATAGTGTGTGTGATGGGGGAGGGAAGTTGTGGGGGTCTAGTTTTATCACTAATTCAAACTttaaaaggtcatcagtattgctcAAAAAAAGGTTTAAACAATGGCTTAGTGTGTACGGTATATGCTCaaaatgatacatttttttttctagtcaCATTTAATGATATGGCATTTTACCACCGAAATTGTAATGAAATGTTATGATCTGATATGTAATCTTCTTTACAACTGAACACACATTTTGAAGGCTAgtatgtttatattatttcagCATTCTCAACTTGAGGACAATATTTTCAATGGCATTATGATTACCATTACTTTATATACGCAATGGTCACACGTGGACGTAGAAGATACGTTCATAAATAGAAAGGTATTGTCTACTCTTAACCTGTATGATCCCGGTCTATGTATGATCAAACAACAAAAGGACTTGTGTATTTAATTGTTTGACTAAAAGAGCAACTCTTCGCATTTCGTTATGCAGTCCAGGAAGTATCCAGCCGAATGGTTAAATGGTTTCCTATACAGGCATACCGGAAATCCCTTCAGTAAACTCACATGCATTTTGCTGAATTGATTAAAGCAGTAATACGCCTCGGCTTGGGTAAAGTGTGGGACGGGGGAATCATTTGCAACGGTCAATTTAGAGAGGGAGGTATGGGAGGTGAGGGGAGAGAGTTGTAAAAGTGGTGTACTAACTTTTATATACTGCAGTGATGGTGCATTCTTTCGATGCCCCTGTTGGATCAGCAAACATACAATGGAATGAGCCCTTCTTGCTGTTGTGAGTTAGTTCGTACAGTATTCTTAGTCTTCCCATTCCTGGTCCTTCCGATCTTGGGGAAGAAGTCAGGCTTGTAACGTAGATATTCTTGGGATCCATCACCGTACAGTTAATATTCGTAACCGACGGAGATTCCGCAACGCACGTTAAACTTCCTTTACCTCTCACAGCTGGTATTTCACAGTGAACACTGCATTCGGCACAGTCCTTGGCGGAAAACTCCGATGGGCCTGTcggtaaaaacaaaacaaaaacaaacttaaattACTTTTCTGAACTTCAGCAGTAACAGGCGTCCGCAAATGGTTTGGGTGGGGACAGGGGGTATCAAGATTGTAAAAATACTAAAGACCGTGTTCTCTCACTAAAATTATGGTCAACCTGCTCAATTTGACGGTTAGCCAGCTAATCGGttaattcatttcaatcatcaacCGTTTAGCCGGTTATTCTTTCTTCTAACCGGTTATCGATTAACCAGAAGTGTACTATCCcttccctccaccccctccacaGTCTGTATTATGTTCTCCGGACGAATCTTTTACACAAGTATATAGATTAGTTATTTGGGAACATATTTTGTTTGGAGAAAACAGGTACTGGCGAAAATGATTCTGCTGGCGAGATGATACCACAATTACTTGGGATACGCGTGCATGCAATTGCAGTCTACAAATTGCGTGATATACTCATAGGCTATATAATCATAAGTTCCATGTGTGTTACAATATCATTACAAAATCTTTACGATATTCAGCCAAATCTTGCGTGAAAATCTCTAAAAGCACACAGACAAATACATGCACGCAAGCAGGAAGTAGGGCTACCATTCATTATCTGATTACTACATACGTTAATTACATTGGGTGTAGTGagcattttacaaattttagcaACGACATTCGTAGTTGCTTAATTCTAATCActgttaaaattattaaaatgaagcCAATGCACAAGAACTCTTTCATATGTATAAACATATAATTAACCCTTTTAGTTTTATCTtctatcataataattataataattattattcttGCATTTTGACATCTGAATTTTTAGATGCGGTATTGTAAGGGATGAGTGGTGTGGTAGAATGTCCTGcctaacaaccccccccccccccctcacactcATGAAACTGGCTGCAGAGGTAACATCGGAATGGATGAAGCAGTCCAATACAAGACCGAAAAGGATATTTAAAAAGGTAATGAAAGTCATGAAACAACTTTATAAATTGCTAAATAAGTGTTATTTGATAATATACTCTCACATCGAGATATAGGGATGGTATAGGTGGTAGACGCTTCAACGGGCTAATAGAATATGGAAGACTATCTAAACAAATTGTTTCCGGtggacagccccccccccacccatccattCCCTTACCTGGTGAGGAGTAGGCATGCGAGAACAAGGCCATAGTCACAGCCACAGTCAAAACGAAAACATACTTCATTTTTGCGTTCTGTAATTGGACAGTGGAAAAGgaagtaaattaaaaatatctgtGAAAAGCTTATctgtgtataaaaaaaaaaacgaatcaATATTGACTTAAATGATGAGCTTCTACGCACTTCAAACTTTCAGACAGAAACAGTAATACATGTTGCGTGtctatatttaaatattgcATCCAATGTATGGGCGTGTCTTTATTCAAAGGCTGCATCAGTAATGAATAGTAATGAGGCttgtctatatttgttttactgcATCAAAAATGTATTGGGGTATATGTCTATAGTCAAATATTGTATCATGAATGCAATTGGGCTTGTCTATATTCAGAGATTGCATCACTCATGTAAAGGGGCGTGTCTATATTTAATGCAGACGCAGGTGATGTGATATGGTGTGATGCGATTCCGTGCGATACCGTATCGAGATAATGTGATGCGATGAGATGTTTTGTGGTGTAGTGCAATGCGATGCGGTGTGTTACGTTGTGATGTCTCGCAGTGTGATGTGATACAGTGTTATTTCAATGCGATACGATACAAGTTCAGGCATGACTCTAAAATACACATATTTATATGGTACGATATTACGTTATCGATACATCCTTCCTTATTGAAGCTGTTTGCGCTCGActttaaatttgatgaaatttgacATATGAAGCATCCAAGATTGATAACATTAAATAAAGACTAATCAATGAGTAATAATCGAATCCGTTTAAAGTGATAACATTTTGTCATCCAAGCCTTACTTCATATTATTACTGACCATGCACATGTAATATAAAGCAAACTGGAATTCACCAAATTGTTTAACTTTCCTTCATTATActtattgaaatgaaacttgattaGTTATCGAACAGCATcgaaaaatgtatcaaaacgAACTCAGAAAGTAACGTGAATAACTATTTTTACCTTTACTATTTCTGTCTCTGGTGGTGTATATGCTTCAATCAAATCCTTTCTGGTTTACGATTCTGATGCGTTTGACGACCGTGTCCTCTAATATTACTTTACATACCTACTtcttcctatatatataggcctacgttgTTACTTTATCAACCAGATTTGTTAAGTGTCCAATACATGGTATATCATAAGAAGTCAGACTTTGATCAATAGATATTAGACCGTATTGACAAATCCCAGTGTGCAATCATACCGTATCTCTTTATTGAAGTTCTCTattgttgttttcattaaatGGTGTACTTAACCAGACGATAACAACCTGACAATCCTTATAGTTTTCTTTTCCCACGGTGTCTTGTAACATAAGGAAATGACCTACCTTGAACCTTTCAAAGTTGATATTGCTGTTTGAGAATTGGAAGAACCATCATATCCGTAATACCGATGGCAAACATGTATTAActcaaaatatcaatttcaataTGAATGGATGATTCTTAGTTGTGTCCTTACCTTTCATTGGCTGTTGAGGATACAATTCGGTGTATGAAGTTAGTTATATTTGTAAGAGATCATTGCGTCTTTAAATTTAATGTACAGACGGAAGCTAAGATATCAGGTATGAGTAAATAGAGCTGGATCAGTGCATGGTCAGAGTGACAGACCTGTTCGAGCCGTGCAAGGCCCGGCTCCTGCAGGTAAGCTGGGTCAGTCAGGTCTGTAAATTACTTTATAGTCCTGTTCGGTAAGTGGTTCACCTTTAGGGAATGTGCTAcagggtcaaaggttatttcaaCTTATTTGTAATAGTTGTTTCTGTACTGGTGGCGCAGGTACATGCGCGGTGCGCCAGGCCATGTCGTCCATAGGGACCGTGGTGGGCGAAGCCCCTTGAAGCCTTGCGGATTTCATCATTTCCAGAACTTATATAAGCTTTAAATCAGCAGATCTGTGACGGTAGACGTAAGGTAAATTGTAGCTGCAGAAGAAGAAACCAGGATGCAATATGCATtaaggtttcgatgacttcattgcagcttgttaaccagaaatagctgtcAAAATATAAATGGTTAGATcca
This window contains:
- the LOC139970604 gene encoding uncharacterized protein; this encodes MKYVFVLTVAVTMALFSHAYSSPGPSEFSAKDCAECSVHCEIPAVRGKGSLTCVAESPSVTNINCTVMDPKNIYVTSLTSSPRSEGPGMGRLRILYELTHNSKKGSFHCMFADPTGASKECTITAVYKTLTDEL